One window from the genome of Paracoccus marcusii encodes:
- a CDS encoding capsule biosynthesis protein, whose translation MASITPQTPPPAEPTASDSPAPPRLEVARRSDAPASDASERQARLERFLATEPIDDGLGDFRLTKPAAPSPEKDMPAAPPADSGDMEARLAAIRAEKLTERQLRIAKRIAALHQIEVSSAEEAVLRLRERGIDPSHRTAVGSILSSEGTRAQAAPSPNAPAVRQAPVPSILPDRSPAPPGRPALPSREELTEEKRAAEIYRIQRDLARRRRRRMAMLAMRLALFVFLPTALVGIYYGRYASPLYATVSQFQIQSAESGSGASGLSGMLGGSGLGTNQDAVAVQSYLTSRDAMLRLDEDLGFRRAFQDPSVDAIKRLPADATNEATFSLYKDSVKIGYDPTEGVLNMEVIAPDPQLSEQFSRALISYAEQLVDALTSRMRSDQMDGARETYQDAEEKMLAAQLRVQELQERLGVLDPVAESGVVMAQVSMLEGQLAEKQLELGQLLSNARPLQSRVDAVEGDIARLRDLITQTRQQLTQGNDTRNSLAAIGGELRVAEAEMLTRQEMLAAAAAQMETARIEANKQVRYLSLSIAPIPPDEATYPRAFQNTLVAFLVFSGIYLMLSLTASILREQVST comes from the coding sequence ATGGCCTCGATCACGCCCCAGACGCCCCCGCCGGCGGAACCGACCGCATCGGACAGCCCCGCGCCGCCCCGGCTGGAGGTCGCGCGCCGCAGCGATGCCCCCGCCTCTGACGCGTCCGAACGCCAGGCGCGGCTGGAACGGTTCCTGGCCACCGAACCGATCGACGACGGCCTGGGTGATTTTCGCCTGACCAAGCCCGCAGCGCCGTCCCCCGAAAAGGACATGCCGGCCGCCCCCCCTGCGGATTCTGGCGACATGGAGGCGCGACTGGCCGCCATCCGCGCAGAGAAGCTGACCGAACGCCAGCTGCGCATCGCTAAGCGCATCGCCGCCTTGCACCAGATCGAGGTTTCCTCGGCCGAGGAGGCCGTGCTGCGTCTGCGCGAGCGGGGGATCGATCCGTCCCATCGCACCGCCGTCGGCAGCATCTTGTCGTCGGAGGGCACGCGCGCGCAGGCCGCCCCCTCACCCAACGCGCCCGCCGTGCGGCAGGCCCCCGTGCCGTCGATCCTACCCGACCGCAGCCCGGCGCCCCCCGGCCGCCCCGCCCTGCCGTCCCGCGAGGAACTGACCGAAGAAAAGCGCGCCGCCGAAATCTATCGCATCCAGCGCGACCTGGCCCGCCGCCGCCGCCGTCGCATGGCAATGCTGGCGATGCGGCTGGCGCTGTTCGTGTTCCTGCCGACCGCACTGGTCGGCATCTATTACGGCCGCTATGCCTCTCCGCTTTACGCAACGGTATCGCAGTTCCAGATCCAGTCGGCCGAAAGCGGATCCGGCGCCAGCGGGCTCAGCGGGATGCTGGGCGGGTCGGGCCTGGGCACGAACCAGGACGCGGTCGCGGTGCAAAGCTATCTGACATCGCGCGACGCGATGCTGCGGCTAGACGAGGATCTGGGCTTCCGGCGCGCCTTCCAGGACCCGTCGGTCGATGCGATCAAGCGCCTGCCCGCGGATGCCACAAACGAGGCCACGTTCAGCCTGTACAAGGATTCCGTCAAGATCGGCTATGACCCGACCGAAGGCGTGCTGAACATGGAGGTCATCGCGCCCGACCCGCAGCTAAGCGAACAGTTCTCGCGCGCGCTGATTTCCTATGCGGAACAGCTTGTTGACGCCCTGACCTCACGCATGCGCTCCGACCAGATGGACGGCGCGCGCGAGACCTATCAGGACGCCGAGGAGAAGATGCTGGCCGCCCAGCTTCGCGTCCAGGAGTTGCAGGAGAGGCTGGGCGTCCTGGACCCTGTCGCGGAAAGCGGCGTGGTCATGGCGCAGGTCAGCATGCTGGAAGGCCAACTGGCCGAAAAGCAGCTGGAACTGGGCCAGTTGCTGTCGAATGCCCGCCCCCTGCAAAGCCGCGTCGATGCGGTAGAGGGCGACATCGCCCGCCTGCGTGACCTGATCACCCAGACCCGCCAGCAGCTGACGCAGGGCAACGACACCCGCAACTCTCTGGCCGCCATCGGCGGAGAGCTGCGCGTCGCCGAGGCCGAGATGCTGACCCGCCAGGAAATGCTGGCCGCCGCCGCCGCCCAGATGGAGACCGCGCGCATCGAGGCGAACAAGCAGGTCCGCTATCTGTCGCTGTCCATCGCGCCCATCCCGCCGGATGAGGCCACCTATCCGCGCGCTTTCCAGAACACCCTGGTGGCATTCCTGGTGTTTTCGGGTATCTATCTGATGCTGTCGCTGACGGCCTCCATCCTACGCGAACAGGTATCGACATGA
- the kdsA gene encoding 3-deoxy-8-phosphooctulonate synthase — protein sequence MTTAKHIPIGSITCGNNLPLTVIAGPCQLESLDHALMIAEVMAKACADAGASFVFKASYDKANRTSLSGRRGLGIDEGLEILAAVRERFGCPVLTDIHDADQAVRAAQVVDVIQIPAFLCRQTDLLLTAGRTGAVVNIKKGQFLAPWDMPNVADKVASTGNENILLTERGASFGYNTLVADMRSLPIMARTGYPVIMDATHSVQQPGGQGGSSGGQREFAPVMARAAVALGVAGVFIETHEAPDTAPSDGPNMIPLDRMSALIASLMAFDRLAKADPLPA from the coding sequence ATGACGACTGCCAAGCATATCCCCATCGGTTCGATCACTTGCGGCAACAACCTGCCGCTGACGGTGATCGCCGGACCCTGCCAGCTGGAAAGCCTGGACCACGCGCTGATGATCGCCGAAGTGATGGCCAAGGCCTGTGCCGATGCCGGGGCGTCCTTCGTCTTCAAGGCAAGCTATGACAAGGCGAACCGCACCTCTTTGTCGGGTCGCCGAGGCTTAGGCATCGACGAGGGGCTGGAGATCCTGGCCGCGGTCCGCGAGAGGTTCGGCTGCCCCGTGCTGACCGACATTCATGACGCCGACCAGGCGGTGCGCGCCGCGCAAGTGGTCGATGTGATCCAGATCCCCGCGTTTCTGTGCCGCCAGACCGATTTGTTGCTGACTGCGGGCCGCACCGGCGCGGTGGTCAACATCAAGAAGGGTCAGTTCCTGGCCCCTTGGGACATGCCCAACGTCGCGGACAAGGTCGCCTCGACCGGGAACGAAAACATCCTTCTGACCGAACGCGGGGCGAGCTTCGGCTATAACACGTTGGTGGCCGACATGCGGTCGCTGCCGATCATGGCGCGCACCGGCTATCCGGTGATCATGGACGCGACCCATTCGGTCCAGCAGCCGGGCGGTCAGGGCGGCAGTTCGGGCGGACAACGTGAATTCGCCCCGGTCATGGCACGGGCCGCGGTGGCCTTGGGCGTGGCCGGCGTCTTCATCGAAACGCACGAAGCCCCCGACACCGCGCCGTCCGACGGGCCGAACATGATCCCGCTGGACCGCATGTCCGCGCTGATCGCATCGCTGATGGCCTTCGACCGGCTGGCAAAGGCGGACCCGCTCCCGGCATGA